The Candidatus Endomicrobium procryptotermitis genome window below encodes:
- a CDS encoding phage terminase large subunit encodes MSKLKPFNAKQVAFIKRSRTSWFNVAEGGKRGSKNIVNTLAWCIEVDNHDDDLHLAAGVSVASAKLNIIDSNGLGVRYYFAGRYRAGKYEGRDCVYVDTPKGQKVILISGGGKKGDEKLIKGNSYGTALITESNECHPDFIKEVFDRTISSSDRKIFHDLNPKPPKHWYYADVLDFHFKQQKKIKNYGFNYEHFTIADNSSIPDAVKRQILSTYDTESIWFKRDILGLRIAAEGAVYPLFANNPKNFIIKTAPPIMLGSVGVDFGGNKSGQSFSLVGFTPRYAKKIILDEEYRKGALDNPATLAAAFSSFVQRNIRTYPALKYAFADSAEQVLIRGLAAELKKDKVPLLLRNSLKLPIIDRIRMDNLLLSQGRLEIMEHCKYTQDAFAEALWDDKADEDKRLDDFTSNIDPLDSQEYGSEAFVGQLNSYKAVA; translated from the coding sequence GTGAGTAAATTAAAACCTTTTAACGCTAAACAGGTCGCTTTTATTAAGCGGTCAAGGACTTCTTGGTTTAATGTCGCCGAAGGCGGTAAAAGAGGCAGTAAGAACATCGTTAATACTTTGGCATGGTGTATAGAAGTTGATAATCACGATGACGATTTGCATTTAGCTGCCGGCGTTTCGGTAGCAAGCGCAAAGCTAAATATTATCGATTCAAACGGTTTGGGCGTTCGTTACTATTTTGCCGGAAGATACCGCGCTGGAAAATATGAAGGGCGCGATTGTGTTTATGTTGATACTCCAAAAGGTCAAAAAGTTATATTGATTTCCGGCGGCGGTAAAAAAGGCGATGAGAAACTTATCAAGGGCAACTCATACGGAACCGCGCTGATTACTGAGTCAAACGAGTGCCATCCTGATTTTATCAAAGAAGTTTTCGATAGGACTATATCCAGCTCTGATAGAAAAATATTTCACGATCTGAACCCGAAGCCGCCAAAGCATTGGTATTACGCAGATGTCTTGGATTTTCATTTTAAGCAGCAAAAAAAGATTAAGAATTACGGCTTTAATTATGAACATTTTACGATTGCCGATAACTCAAGCATTCCGGATGCGGTAAAACGTCAGATACTTTCAACGTACGATACAGAGTCTATATGGTTTAAACGTGACATTCTAGGCTTAAGAATTGCAGCTGAAGGCGCAGTATATCCGCTCTTTGCAAACAATCCGAAGAACTTTATTATTAAAACCGCGCCGCCAATAATGCTGGGTTCTGTAGGCGTAGACTTTGGAGGAAATAAGTCCGGGCAGTCTTTTAGCCTTGTTGGATTTACGCCGCGCTACGCAAAAAAAATTATTCTTGATGAGGAATACAGAAAAGGCGCGCTTGATAATCCGGCAACTCTTGCGGCAGCATTCAGCTCTTTTGTTCAGAGAAATATCCGCACTTATCCGGCATTAAAGTATGCGTTTGCCGATTCTGCCGAGCAGGTTTTAATTCGCGGGCTTGCCGCTGAACTGAAAAAAGACAAAGTTCCTTTACTTTTGAGAAATTCGCTCAAGCTGCCCATTATTGACAGAATCAGAATGGACAATCTGCTTTTATCACAGGGCCGGCTTGAGATTATGGAACACTGCAAATATACACAGGATGCATTTGCTGAAGCTCTCTGGGATGATAAGGCAGATGAAGATAAAAGGCTTGATGACTTCACTTCAAATATAGATCCGCTTGATTCTCAAGAGTACGGTTCGGAAGCGTTTGTGGGTCAGCTAAATTCTTATAAGGCGGTGGCTTAA
- a CDS encoding DUF5681 domain-containing protein — protein sequence MAKGKKTGGSNWKKGQSGNPKGRPKLPDEIKEARRLSVEKIIEMFSKYLLMTEADFNKVDRTNLTLLEVWFLKNIDVAMKEGNHAVFDKILDRIIGRSFMGVKIELPSAGAITPEQRLSEILKTLQNPEKTQDIKNLIEVKASE from the coding sequence ATGGCTAAAGGTAAAAAGACTGGCGGTAGTAATTGGAAAAAAGGCCAGTCAGGAAACCCTAAAGGGCGGCCAAAGCTTCCAGATGAAATAAAAGAAGCGCGCAGACTGTCGGTCGAAAAGATTATTGAGATGTTTTCAAAGTATCTTTTGATGACTGAGGCTGATTTTAACAAGGTAGACAGAACAAATTTAACTTTGCTTGAAGTTTGGTTTTTGAAAAATATAGACGTAGCTATGAAAGAAGGCAATCACGCAGTTTTTGACAAGATCCTTGACAGAATAATTGGACGGTCTTTCATGGGAGTAAAGATAGAACTTCCATCTGCCGGAGCAATAACTCCGGAGCAGCGGCTGTCAGAAATTTTAAAGACTTTGCAGAATCCTGAAAAAACACAGGATATTAAAAATCTGATTGAGGTCAAAGCTAGTGAGTAA